A genomic region of Janthinobacterium lividum contains the following coding sequences:
- the tssH gene encoding type VI secretion system ATPase TssH, giving the protein MSNNLKTLIAKFNDTARTAATRAAAICVGLGQYEVDIEHLFLALLEQERSDFVTIARRSEISLTALEADLRREIGSFRTGSARTPVFSPHLPLLFEHAWLIASLDTAQPGPIRSRHLLLALLTEPELSQLAYRGSKLFARFSVEQLKHHPDKLTAGSGEQESAAVPQPSETPCDPLTALASKTPALDQFTTDLTQLARDGKLDPVIGREAEIRQAVDILLRRRQNNPILTGEAGVGKTAVVEGLALRIAAGDVPDVLQGARIHALDMGLLQAGASVKGEFESRLKNVIDEVAKSPHPVILFIDEAHTMIGAGGQAGQNDAANLLKPALARGALRTIAATTWSEYKKYFEKDAALARRFQVVKVEEPSEDIACAMLRAMAPLMERHFGIRVRDAAIVEAVRLSHRYISGRQLPDKAVSVLDTACAKVALGQRATPAQLENAHRRQERVGAEIAALAREAADGEVSDKAGAARLAQLRREHDEGQAAIAALAQRWEREKALVAQIGELRAQLRGERPGEIGAARLLALKEELAVLQGEAPLSPLEVDAQVVAGIVAGWTGIPLGKMLKDEIRTVLTLDGALRERVLGQDHVIEAVAQRVRTARASLDDPNKPQAVFLFTGPSGTGKTETALALADLLYGGERKLISINMSEYQEAHSVAGLKGSPPGYVGYGEGGVLTEAVRRQPYSVVLLDEAEKAHPDVLELFFQVFDKGVLDDAEGREVDFRNTIIIATSNLGSGAMMAACLNRVAQDLPTPAALEELVRPQLVAHFKPALLGRLKVLPFYPLSDAVLAEIIVLKLARIGARIARNHQAQFSHDAGLVDAVLARCTEVDSGARNVDQILNGSLLPAIAEAVLARMADGEPVASIRVSANKQGQFKYTIR; this is encoded by the coding sequence ATGAGCAACAACCTGAAAACCCTGATCGCCAAATTCAATGACACGGCGCGCACGGCCGCCACCCGCGCCGCCGCCATCTGCGTGGGCCTGGGCCAGTACGAAGTCGATATCGAACACCTGTTTTTGGCCTTGCTGGAACAGGAGCGCAGCGATTTCGTCACCATTGCGCGGCGCAGCGAAATCAGCCTGACAGCGCTGGAGGCGGACCTGCGCCGCGAGATCGGCAGCTTCAGGACGGGCAGCGCGCGCACGCCCGTCTTCTCTCCCCATTTGCCGCTGCTGTTCGAACACGCCTGGCTGATCGCCTCGCTGGACACGGCGCAGCCGGGGCCCATCCGCAGCCGCCACCTTTTGCTGGCGCTGCTGACGGAGCCGGAACTGTCGCAGCTCGCGTACCGCGGCTCGAAGCTGTTCGCCCGCTTCAGCGTGGAGCAACTGAAGCATCATCCGGACAAGCTGACGGCCGGCTCCGGCGAGCAGGAAAGCGCGGCAGTGCCGCAGCCTTCCGAAACACCTTGCGACCCGCTGACTGCCCTGGCCAGCAAAACCCCGGCGCTGGACCAGTTCACCACCGACCTGACGCAGCTGGCGCGCGACGGCAAGCTCGATCCCGTGATCGGCCGCGAGGCGGAGATACGCCAGGCCGTCGATATCCTGCTGCGCCGGCGCCAGAACAATCCGATTCTCACGGGCGAGGCGGGGGTGGGCAAGACGGCCGTGGTGGAAGGCCTGGCCTTGCGCATCGCCGCCGGCGACGTGCCCGACGTGCTGCAGGGCGCGCGCATCCACGCGCTCGACATGGGCTTGCTGCAGGCCGGCGCCAGCGTGAAGGGGGAATTCGAAAGCCGTCTGAAGAATGTCATCGACGAGGTGGCGAAAAGCCCGCATCCGGTCATCCTCTTCATCGACGAGGCGCATACGATGATCGGCGCCGGCGGCCAGGCGGGGCAGAACGATGCGGCCAATCTGCTGAAACCGGCGCTGGCGCGCGGCGCCCTGCGCACGATTGCCGCCACCACCTGGAGCGAGTACAAAAAGTATTTTGAAAAGGATGCGGCGCTGGCCCGGCGCTTCCAGGTGGTGAAGGTGGAAGAGCCGAGCGAAGACATCGCCTGCGCCATGCTGCGCGCCATGGCGCCGCTGATGGAGCGCCATTTCGGCATCCGCGTGCGCGACGCCGCCATCGTCGAGGCGGTGCGCCTGTCGCACCGCTACATCAGCGGGCGCCAGCTGCCCGACAAGGCCGTCAGCGTCCTCGACACGGCATGTGCCAAGGTGGCGCTGGGCCAGCGCGCCACGCCGGCGCAGCTGGAAAACGCGCACCGGCGCCAGGAACGCGTCGGCGCGGAAATCGCCGCCCTGGCCCGCGAGGCGGCCGATGGCGAAGTGTCCGATAAAGCCGGCGCTGCACGTCTGGCGCAGCTGCGGCGCGAACATGACGAGGGGCAGGCGGCGATCGCGGCGCTGGCGCAGCGCTGGGAGCGCGAAAAGGCGCTGGTGGCGCAGATCGGCGAATTGCGCGCGCAGTTGCGCGGCGAGCGGCCGGGCGAGATCGGCGCGGCGCGTCTGCTGGCGCTGAAGGAAGAGCTGGCGGTTCTGCAGGGAGAGGCGCCGCTGTCGCCGCTGGAAGTCGATGCACAGGTGGTGGCCGGCATCGTCGCCGGCTGGACCGGCATCCCGCTGGGAAAAATGCTCAAGGACGAGATCCGCACGGTGCTGACCCTGGATGGGGCGCTGCGCGAACGGGTGCTGGGGCAGGACCACGTCATCGAGGCGGTGGCGCAGCGCGTGCGCACGGCGCGCGCCAGCCTGGACGACCCGAACAAGCCGCAAGCCGTGTTCCTGTTCACGGGGCCGTCCGGCACGGGCAAGACGGAGACGGCGCTGGCGCTGGCCGACCTGCTGTATGGCGGCGAGCGCAAGCTCATCAGCATCAACATGAGCGAGTACCAGGAAGCGCACAGCGTGGCCGGCCTGAAAGGCTCGCCGCCCGGCTATGTCGGCTATGGCGAAGGCGGCGTGCTGACGGAAGCCGTGCGGCGCCAGCCCTACAGCGTGGTGCTGCTCGATGAAGCGGAAAAGGCCCATCCCGACGTGCTGGAACTGTTCTTCCAGGTGTTCGACAAGGGCGTGCTCGATGATGCGGAAGGGCGCGAAGTCGATTTTCGCAACACCATCATCATTGCCACCTCGAACCTGGGTTCGGGCGCCATGATGGCCGCCTGCCTGAACCGGGTGGCGCAGGACTTGCCCACGCCGGCCGCGCTGGAAGAACTGGTGCGCCCGCAACTGGTGGCGCACTTCAAGCCGGCCTTGCTGGGGCGCCTGAAGGTGCTGCCGTTCTATCCCCTGAGCGACGCGGTGCTGGCCGAGATCATCGTGCTGAAGCTGGCGCGGATAGGCGCGCGCATCGCGCGCAACCACCAGGCGCAGTTCAGCCATGACGCGGGCCTGGTCGACGCCGTGCTGGCGCGCTGCACCGAGGTCGATTCGGGCGCGCGCAATGTCGACCAGATCCTCAACGGCAGCTTGCTGCCGGCGATCGCCGAAGCGGTGCTGGCGCGCATGGCAGACGGCGAGCCGGTGGCGTCGATACGCGTCAGCGCGAATAAGCAGGGACAGTTCAAGTACACGATCCGATAA
- the tssB gene encoding type VI secretion system contractile sheath small subunit — MPKSDSVQKRLQKIRAPRVQMTYDVEIGDAIENKELPFVVGVLGDFGGNPDSEKKRLKDRKFVALDRDNFDEVLAGVAPVARFAVPNRLSEAGGTFAVDLHFRSMDDFRPESVVRQVAPLRKLLEARTKLADLRNKLAGNDKLEDLLTEVLNNTDSLATLKPQFPAQED; from the coding sequence ATGCCCAAGTCCGACAGCGTGCAGAAACGCCTGCAAAAGATACGCGCGCCGCGCGTGCAAATGACCTATGACGTCGAGATCGGCGACGCGATTGAAAACAAGGAGCTGCCCTTCGTGGTCGGCGTGCTGGGCGACTTTGGCGGCAATCCGGACAGCGAGAAAAAGCGCCTGAAGGACCGCAAGTTCGTCGCCCTCGACCGCGACAACTTCGACGAAGTGCTGGCCGGCGTGGCGCCGGTGGCGCGTTTCGCCGTGCCGAACCGCCTCAGCGAGGCGGGCGGCACGTTCGCCGTCGATCTGCATTTCCGTTCGATGGACGACTTCCGCCCCGAATCGGTGGTGCGCCAGGTGGCGCCCCTGCGCAAGCTGCTCGAGGCGCGCACCAAGCTGGCCGACCTGCGCAACAAGCTGGCCGGCAACGACAAGCTGGAAGACTTGCTGACGGAAGTGCTGAACAACACGGACAGCCTGGCCACTCTGAAGCCGCAGTTCCCGGCGCAGGAGGATTGA
- a CDS encoding substrate-binding periplasmic protein produces MLFFPAALCLFIAASARAGAAVPLVIYGDDDYPPYSYVEHGQMKGIYTEIVRVAVQSMPQYAVQLRPVPWKRGVLMLQTGEAFALYPPYSWRSERPYVRYSVPLLMEQLVVLCNQDVLAKRTLRQWPADYGGLHIGVNAGFLLGDAKLTAAVQAANIVFDTAKGTRTNLLKLMRGRIDCYVSDRLSAQWELQRIRREGPPGTPMQAIQETAQLASQQGHLGFTVRRPAAYPYRDDFIEQFNAAIVRMQNNGAIRRIVDHALLP; encoded by the coding sequence ATGCTCTTTTTTCCTGCCGCGCTATGCCTGTTCATCGCTGCCAGCGCGCGGGCCGGAGCTGCGGTGCCGCTGGTGATTTATGGCGACGATGATTATCCGCCGTACTCCTATGTTGAACATGGCCAGATGAAAGGCATTTACACGGAGATCGTGCGTGTAGCCGTGCAATCGATGCCGCAGTATGCGGTGCAGCTGCGCCCCGTGCCCTGGAAACGGGGCGTGCTGATGCTGCAGACGGGCGAGGCATTTGCCCTGTATCCGCCGTATTCGTGGCGCAGCGAGCGGCCATATGTGCGCTATTCCGTGCCGCTGCTGATGGAGCAGCTGGTGGTGCTGTGCAATCAGGACGTGCTGGCCAAACGCACGCTGCGGCAGTGGCCCGCCGATTACGGCGGCCTGCACATCGGCGTGAACGCGGGTTTTTTGCTGGGCGATGCGAAGCTGACGGCTGCCGTGCAAGCGGCCAACATCGTGTTCGATACGGCCAAGGGCACGCGCACGAATCTGCTCAAGCTGATGCGCGGGCGCATCGATTGCTATGTCAGCGACCGTCTGTCGGCGCAGTGGGAATTGCAGCGCATCCGGCGCGAGGGTCCGCCGGGCACGCCGATGCAGGCGATACAGGAAACGGCGCAGCTGGCCAGCCAGCAAGGCCACCTGGGCTTTACGGTGCGCCGGCCTGCCGCCTACCCGTATCGCGATGATTTTATCGAACAATTCAATGCCGCCATCGTGCGCATGCAGAACAATGGCGCGATCCGCCGCATCGTCGACCACGCGCTGCTGCCCTGA
- the tssE gene encoding type VI secretion system baseplate subunit TssE: protein MDSYVPGLFDRLMGDGGAAGGVAVRLSLEQLKDAVARDLEELLNTRVALPPGALDAYPECAASIVNYGLIDFAGMCLSSSDDRARICAALKAAIERHEPRLRNVRARLEREAGAINRVGFVISGTLAVRSGGETVNFDAVLQPSSLRYSINRKGAAA, encoded by the coding sequence ATGGACAGTTATGTACCTGGCCTGTTCGACCGCCTGATGGGCGACGGCGGTGCGGCGGGCGGCGTGGCGGTGCGCCTGTCGCTGGAACAATTGAAGGATGCGGTGGCGCGCGACCTGGAAGAGCTGCTCAACACGCGCGTGGCCCTGCCGCCCGGCGCGCTCGACGCCTATCCGGAATGCGCGGCATCCATCGTCAACTATGGCCTGATCGATTTCGCCGGCATGTGCTTGTCCAGCAGCGATGACCGCGCCCGCATCTGCGCCGCGCTGAAGGCGGCCATCGAACGCCACGAGCCGCGCCTGCGCAATGTGCGCGCCCGCCTGGAGCGCGAAGCGGGCGCCATCAACCGGGTCGGCTTTGTGATCAGCGGCACCCTGGCCGTGAGGTCCGGCGGCGAGACGGTCAATTTTGACGCCGTGCTGCAGCCGTCGTCGCTGCGCTATTCGATCAACCGCAAGGGAGCCGCCGCATGA
- a CDS encoding Hcp family type VI secretion system effector, translating to MAIDVYLQIDGIKGESTDDKHKDWIECKSVSWSVAQPKSATASTGGGHTAERCEHKDIVISKLADLASPVLLQTCSAGKTIPKARFEFMRADGQGERVKYFEIEIENVLIGAVTPNVEEGDILGEHVGFKFSKVKWKYTQQKVTGGAGGNTSGGWDLAANRVA from the coding sequence ATGGCAATCGATGTATATCTGCAGATAGACGGCATCAAGGGCGAGTCCACCGATGACAAGCACAAGGACTGGATCGAATGCAAATCGGTCAGCTGGAGCGTCGCGCAGCCGAAGTCCGCCACCGCATCGACGGGCGGCGGCCACACGGCCGAACGCTGCGAGCACAAGGACATCGTCATCTCCAAGCTGGCCGACCTGGCCTCGCCGGTGCTGCTGCAGACCTGCTCGGCCGGCAAGACCATCCCCAAGGCGCGCTTCGAATTCATGCGCGCCGATGGCCAGGGCGAGCGCGTCAAGTATTTTGAAATCGAAATCGAGAATGTGCTGATCGGCGCCGTGACGCCGAACGTGGAAGAGGGCGATATCCTCGGTGAACACGTTGGCTTCAAGTTCTCGAAAGTGAAGTGGAAATACACGCAGCAAAAAGTGACGGGCGGCGCCGGCGGCAATACCTCGGGCGGCTGGGACCTGGCCGCGAACCGCGTGGCTTGA
- a CDS encoding lipocalin family protein — protein MKRILLLCVLVLAGCVGRPENIHPVNNFDTTRYLGKWYEIARLDHSFERGLSHVTADYSLRQDGGLKVLNRGYKDADAKWKEAEGKAYFVDKKDEAYLKVSFFGPFYGSYIVFDLDQQNYSYSMISGPDKSYFWLLSRTPTMDPALQQRLIEKAAGLGFDTSKLIYVKQD, from the coding sequence ATGAAAAGAATATTATTGCTATGTGTGCTCGTGCTGGCCGGCTGCGTGGGCCGGCCCGAGAATATTCATCCCGTCAATAACTTCGACACGACCCGCTATCTGGGGAAATGGTATGAGATCGCGCGCCTCGACCATTCGTTCGAACGGGGCCTGAGCCACGTGACGGCCGACTACAGCCTGCGCCAGGATGGCGGCCTGAAAGTGCTCAACCGTGGTTACAAGGACGCGGACGCGAAGTGGAAGGAGGCGGAAGGCAAGGCGTATTTCGTCGACAAGAAAGACGAGGCTTACCTGAAAGTGTCGTTTTTTGGTCCCTTCTATGGTTCCTACATCGTCTTCGACCTCGATCAGCAAAATTACAGCTATTCCATGATCAGCGGCCCCGACAAGTCTTACTTCTGGTTGCTGTCGCGCACGCCCACCATGGACCCGGCCTTGCAGCAGCGCCTGATCGAGAAAGCCGCTGGCCTGGGTTTCGATACGTCAAAATTGATCTATGTGAAGCAAGACTGA
- a CDS encoding tRNA-uridine aminocarboxypropyltransferase: MTTRRTSSLISSAISSPAAASSSLAEPAKRARCPACLRAASSCICRWIAPVSHAVEVLILQHPLEVHNAKGSARLLHLSLPNSRMLTGEQFAPDTLAELLADKHNVLLYPETPGDRSLGIAPPPALDPAILLDPARFSARLRLVVLDATWRKSRKMLYLNPPLQQLPRLPLRGTPASHYLIRKAHAPDQLSTLEATCYALMQLEQDAARFVPLIAAFDGFVAQQLSYVMPHGEKA, translated from the coding sequence ATGACTACCCGCCGTACCTCCAGCCTGATTTCCAGCGCTATCTCCAGCCCTGCCGCTGCCTCGTCTTCCCTGGCGGAACCCGCCAAACGGGCGCGCTGCCCAGCCTGCCTGCGCGCCGCATCCAGCTGCATCTGCCGCTGGATCGCCCCCGTTTCCCACGCGGTGGAAGTGCTGATCCTGCAGCATCCGCTGGAAGTTCACAATGCCAAGGGCAGCGCCCGCTTGCTGCACCTGAGCTTGCCCAACAGCCGCATGTTGACGGGCGAGCAGTTTGCCCCGGATACGCTCGCCGAATTGCTGGCAGACAAGCACAATGTGCTGCTGTATCCGGAGACGCCCGGCGACCGTTCGCTGGGCATCGCGCCGCCGCCAGCGCTCGACCCCGCCATCTTGCTCGATCCGGCCCGATTCTCGGCCCGGTTGCGGCTGGTGGTGCTGGACGCTACCTGGCGCAAGAGCCGCAAGATGCTGTATCTGAATCCCCCGTTGCAACAGCTGCCGCGCCTGCCCCTGCGCGGTACGCCCGCTTCCCATTACCTGATCCGCAAGGCGCACGCGCCAGACCAGCTATCGACCCTGGAAGCGACGTGTTATGCCCTCATGCAGTTGGAGCAGGACGCGGCCCGCTTCGTTCCCCTGATCGCGGCATTTGACGGTTTTGTCGCGCAGCAGTTGAGTTATGTCATGCCGCATGGTGAAAAAGCGTGA
- the tssC gene encoding type VI secretion system contractile sheath large subunit, translated as MSAQAEAPESLAVSASDAPAATDLLDQIVEQSRVAKSGAEHARARDLISELVAQVLDGTVLMSSSLSATLDGRVAEIDRLISAQLSEIMHAAPFQQLEQSWTGLRYLVGNSDTGTRLQIRMFNATKRELVKDFQAALEFDQSSMFKKVYEEEFGTFGGAPFAALLGDFAISRQPEDMYFVEQMSHIAAAAHAPFIASAAPELFGLESYGDLGKPRDLAKVFDTIEYAKWKAFRESEDARYVGLTLPRFLGRLPFNPVDGTTVEGFNFVEEVDGSDHHKYLWCNAAYAFGCKLTSAFADYGWCAAIRGVEGGGLVDDLPTHTFKTDEGDVALKCPAEVAITDRREKELSDLGFISLVHCKNTAYAAFFGAQSAQKSRKYNSDAANANAVLSSQLQYIFAVSRIAHYMKAMMRDKIGSFAAASNVEDFLNRWLMQYVLLDDNASQEQKAQFPLREASVQVHEVPGRPGVYRAVSFLRPHFQLDELSVSLRLVAELPKSTNS; from the coding sequence ATGAGCGCCCAGGCAGAAGCCCCAGAATCCCTCGCTGTATCCGCATCCGATGCGCCGGCCGCCACCGATTTGCTGGACCAGATCGTCGAGCAAAGCCGCGTCGCCAAGTCCGGCGCCGAACATGCGCGCGCGCGCGACCTGATCTCGGAGCTGGTGGCGCAGGTGCTCGATGGCACGGTGCTGATGTCCAGCAGCCTGTCGGCTACCCTGGACGGGCGCGTGGCGGAAATCGACCGCCTGATCTCCGCCCAGCTCAGCGAAATCATGCATGCGGCGCCCTTCCAGCAGCTCGAGCAAAGCTGGACGGGACTGCGCTACCTGGTCGGCAATTCCGATACGGGCACGCGCCTGCAGATCCGCATGTTCAACGCTACCAAGCGCGAACTGGTGAAGGATTTCCAGGCCGCGCTGGAGTTCGACCAGAGCAGCATGTTCAAGAAGGTGTATGAAGAGGAATTCGGCACCTTCGGCGGCGCGCCGTTTGCCGCGCTGCTGGGCGACTTCGCCATCTCGCGCCAGCCGGAAGACATGTATTTTGTCGAGCAGATGTCGCACATCGCCGCCGCCGCGCATGCACCGTTCATCGCCTCGGCCGCGCCGGAACTGTTTGGCCTGGAAAGCTACGGCGACCTGGGCAAGCCGCGCGACCTGGCCAAGGTGTTCGACACCATCGAGTACGCGAAATGGAAAGCCTTCCGCGAATCCGAGGATGCGCGTTATGTCGGCCTGACCTTGCCCCGCTTCCTGGGCCGCCTGCCGTTCAATCCCGTCGATGGCACCACGGTCGAAGGTTTTAACTTTGTCGAGGAAGTCGATGGCAGCGACCATCACAAATACCTGTGGTGTAACGCCGCGTATGCGTTCGGCTGCAAGCTGACGAGCGCCTTTGCCGACTACGGCTGGTGCGCCGCCATCCGCGGCGTGGAGGGCGGCGGCCTGGTGGACGACTTGCCGACTCACACCTTCAAGACGGACGAGGGCGACGTGGCCCTGAAATGCCCGGCCGAAGTGGCGATCACCGACCGCCGCGAAAAGGAATTGTCGGACCTGGGTTTCATTTCGCTGGTGCACTGCAAGAACACGGCGTATGCGGCGTTTTTTGGCGCGCAGTCGGCGCAGAAAAGCCGCAAGTACAACAGCGATGCGGCCAACGCGAACGCGGTGCTGTCATCCCAATTGCAGTACATCTTTGCCGTTTCGCGCATCGCCCACTACATGAAGGCCATGATGCGCGACAAGATCGGCAGCTTTGCCGCTGCCTCCAACGTGGAGGATTTTCTGAACCGCTGGCTGATGCAGTACGTGCTGCTCGACGATAACGCCAGCCAGGAACAGAAGGCGCAGTTCCCGCTGCGCGAGGCGTCCGTGCAGGTGCATGAAGTGCCGGGCCGGCCCGGCGTGTACCGCGCCGTGTCGTTCCTGCGGCCGCACTTCCAGCTCGATGAGTTATCCGTTTCGCTCCGACTGGTCGCGGAGTTGCCGAAGTCGACCAATTCCTGA
- the tssA gene encoding type VI secretion system protein TssA — translation MFNLEQLLHPVSAVSQCGEDLTFSQELDAIARARQHDDPTLDQGEWVTALKEADWPFVATRCEQLIVARSKDLRVAVWLAEAHAKTRHFRGLGDGYALLAGLCERYWDGLYPLAEEGDQEQRIGNVFWLLSRTPQLLREIPLTEGADGLFSSQDFDAARQRAAASLAQGAADQGWGDTRHDEGATLAQMEAARQRNTRAFSDGLLVDAQYCMQSLLAFERSVDARFGADGPSFRVAREALENVIHFIAPLSPGADLAGAPPSAGQGAGGSGGAIVQRQQALAQLRQVADFFRRTEPHSPVAYLADKAASWGELPLHLWLRAVVKDSATLAQLDDMLGTNSANG, via the coding sequence ATGTTCAATCTGGAGCAATTGCTGCACCCCGTCAGCGCCGTCAGTCAATGCGGCGAAGACCTCACCTTCAGCCAGGAGCTCGACGCCATCGCGCGCGCGCGCCAGCACGATGATCCCACCCTGGACCAGGGCGAGTGGGTGACGGCGCTGAAGGAAGCCGACTGGCCTTTCGTGGCGACGCGCTGCGAACAGCTGATCGTGGCGCGCAGCAAGGATTTGCGCGTGGCCGTGTGGCTGGCCGAGGCGCATGCGAAGACGCGCCACTTCCGTGGCCTGGGCGATGGCTATGCGCTGCTGGCCGGCCTGTGCGAGCGTTACTGGGATGGCCTGTACCCGCTGGCGGAAGAGGGCGACCAGGAACAGCGCATCGGCAATGTCTTCTGGCTGCTGTCACGCACGCCGCAGCTGCTGCGCGAGATCCCGCTGACCGAAGGCGCAGATGGCCTGTTTTCATCGCAGGATTTCGATGCGGCGCGCCAGCGCGCGGCCGCCAGCCTGGCGCAGGGCGCAGCGGATCAGGGCTGGGGCGATACGCGGCACGACGAAGGGGCGACCCTGGCGCAGATGGAGGCGGCGCGGCAAAGAAATACGCGCGCCTTTTCCGACGGCTTGCTGGTCGATGCGCAGTACTGCATGCAGTCGCTGCTGGCGTTCGAGCGCAGCGTCGATGCACGTTTTGGCGCTGATGGCCCGAGTTTTCGCGTCGCGCGCGAAGCGCTGGAAAACGTCATTCACTTCATCGCGCCGCTGTCGCCAGGTGCTGATCTTGCCGGCGCGCCGCCCTCCGCTGGCCAGGGCGCTGGCGGCAGCGGGGGCGCCATCGTGCAGCGCCAGCAAGCGCTGGCCCAGCTGCGTCAGGTCGCCGATTTCTTCCGCCGCACGGAGCCGCACAGCCCCGTCGCCTACCTGGCGGACAAGGCCGCCAGCTGGGGCGAGCTGCCGCTGCACCTGTGGCTGCGCGCCGTCGTGAAGGACTCCGCCACCCTGGCGCAGCTCGACGACATGCTGGGCACGAACAGTGCAAACGGATGA
- a CDS encoding methyl-accepting chemotaxis protein, producing MKNLKIGVRLGGGFAAVLLLLTSLTVVGIVQMQSASKETDALVNVKVRNERLIGEWTKVIEVNAARTAAAWKVSDPEHQKQFEQEMAVSSARATEIQNDIGKSELSADEQALYQEVLSTRKAYTEVRKNVFKAKNAGDLELGKRLYEGDMAVKRDIYLASLKKLELLEAKLLDETAAQIRSRYENGRLLLISLGVVAILLGIACAYWITRSITRPITRAVEVAEAVSAGDLTSHIVVESRDETGQLMHALKNMNDKLVSIVGQVRAGTESISTASSEIAAGNLDLSSRTEEQASSLEETASSMEELTSTVKLNADNARSANQLAIDASQIASKGGVVVSEVVSTMGSINDSSRKIVDIISVIDAIAFQTNILALNAAVEAARAGEQGRGFAVVASEVRNLAQRSSAAAKEIKGLIDDSVQKVEAGSQLVDKAGRTMDEIVQSISHVTQIMNQITDASDEQRAGIEQVNQAIGQMDQVTQQNAALVEEAAAAAESMQEQAAKLADVVGLFKLDATQHYVSASAGPSVTASAPGKPVTRPAIRPAIQPARHRAPAATTVAAPAPGKAAQAEAARAPVPKAPVASGADEWEEF from the coding sequence ATGAAAAACCTCAAAATCGGCGTACGTCTCGGTGGCGGTTTTGCCGCCGTCCTGCTCCTGTTGACCAGCCTGACCGTGGTGGGCATCGTGCAGATGCAAAGCGCCAGCAAGGAAACCGATGCGCTCGTCAACGTCAAGGTGCGCAATGAGCGCCTGATCGGTGAATGGACCAAGGTCATCGAGGTCAATGCGGCGCGCACGGCGGCCGCCTGGAAAGTCAGCGACCCCGAACACCAGAAGCAGTTTGAACAGGAAATGGCGGTCTCGTCTGCCCGCGCCACGGAAATCCAGAACGATATCGGCAAGAGCGAACTGAGCGCGGACGAGCAGGCGCTGTACCAGGAAGTGTTGAGCACGCGCAAGGCCTACACGGAAGTGCGCAAGAATGTGTTCAAGGCCAAGAATGCGGGCGACTTGGAACTGGGCAAGCGCCTGTACGAAGGCGACATGGCTGTCAAGCGCGACATCTACCTGGCGTCGCTGAAGAAGCTGGAATTGCTGGAAGCCAAATTGCTCGATGAAACGGCCGCGCAAATCCGTTCGCGCTACGAAAACGGCCGTCTGCTGCTGATCTCGCTGGGCGTGGTGGCCATCTTGCTGGGCATCGCCTGCGCATACTGGATCACGCGCTCGATCACGCGCCCCATCACGCGAGCCGTCGAGGTGGCGGAAGCTGTTTCCGCCGGCGATCTGACCAGCCATATCGTCGTGGAAAGCCGCGATGAGACAGGGCAATTGATGCATGCGCTGAAAAACATGAACGACAAACTGGTCAGTATCGTGGGCCAGGTGCGCGCCGGCACCGAATCGATCAGCACGGCGTCGAGCGAAATTGCCGCCGGCAACCTGGACTTGTCGTCGCGCACGGAAGAACAGGCCAGTTCGCTGGAAGAGACGGCGTCTTCCATGGAAGAACTGACTTCCACCGTGAAGCTCAACGCGGACAATGCGCGCAGCGCCAACCAGCTGGCCATCGACGCCTCGCAGATCGCCAGCAAGGGTGGCGTGGTGGTGTCGGAAGTGGTCAGCACCATGGGCTCGATCAACGATTCCTCGCGCAAGATTGTCGACATCATCAGCGTCATCGACGCCATTGCTTTCCAGACGAATATCCTGGCCCTGAACGCGGCCGTGGAAGCGGCCAGGGCTGGCGAGCAGGGCCGTGGTTTTGCCGTCGTGGCATCCGAGGTGCGCAACCTGGCGCAACGCTCCAGTGCGGCGGCCAAGGAAATCAAGGGCTTGATCGACGATTCCGTGCAAAAAGTCGAAGCCGGTTCGCAACTGGTGGACAAGGCGGGCCGTACCATGGACGAGATCGTGCAAAGCATCAGCCATGTGACGCAGATCATGAACCAGATCACCGACGCCAGCGATGAACAGCGCGCCGGCATCGAACAGGTCAACCAGGCCATCGGCCAGATGGACCAGGTGACGCAGCAAAACGCGGCGCTGGTGGAAGAAGCGGCCGCGGCGGCCGAATCCATGCAGGAACAGGCGGCCAAGCTGGCTGACGTGGTGGGCCTGTTCAAGCTCGATGCAACGCAGCACTATGTTTCGGCCAGTGCCGGTCCGTCCGTGACAGCGTCTGCGCCAGGAAAACCTGTCACTCGACCTGCAATACGGCCCGCCATCCAGCCTGCCAGGCACCGCGCGCCGGCGGCAACCACCGTAGCCGCGCCCGCGCCGGGCAAGGCGGCGCAAGCGGAAGCTGCGCGCGCACCCGTGCCGAAGGCGCCGGTGGCGTCGGGCGCCGACGAATGGGAAGAGTTTTAA